ccccccctgccagacaGCACAATCAGGTCATTGACCTTCCAGTTCCCTGCTGGAGATATAAAATCTGTCCACCCAGAAGTGATATTTCCATGTTTGGCAGGCGTTAAagggttaaatatatatatattggtaagAGATGATGAGGATGTCTCTAATGAGTCACTAAcgacaattgtttttttccccccctcaagCCCTGTGCACAGTAGTAGCAGTCTGTGTGTAGTACAGTGacctgtgggggaggggtgatattTTGGTGTGTCGTATTACACCATATCTCGCCAGTGCTGGGCTGATTTGTGTGCGGCTCCTCCCACTGCATGCCGCGTGTTTACTCTCTACATTCTCTGCACGCCGATGGTGACATTGGGATCAGAGTCATTGTGATCCTCCGGTCATTGGATGTGATATCCTGACCCTTGTAGAAATGTCCTTGCATGGGGTGCAGGCCGACAGTGACATGGGGGGGGATTGGTGCAGCTGTGtacagaaaccaatcggcttccagattTAACCCCtgcttcacattgatgctactttgaaattgtgcgactttACTTGATTGGTGCTATTTGGCTGACATCTGTGCCACTTCATGTACAGATGTGTAtacaagtcgcacctgaaatcgcaaAACATAGTgcagcaaccttttttttttttttttttttttttttaatcgatgcgGCACCGCAAAGTTGGAGTCGCACTGATTTGAATGGTTCCATTGCCAACAATAGGGGGCGACTTGTCATGCGttttggaactgtcaaatcgcatgacacgTCACACCGGTGTGaacgtggggggggagggggggctgtttattgtcaaagtttaatgtGCTGTGGCTCTCTGCAACCGGGCGGCATGGGAAtcaggtgggcggatgagagAAGCTGGTGGGCGTGCAGAGAAATTCATCCACCCGCTCAGCATCACCGGTTTTCCGACCCTCACAGCGCGGGCCTCTTCAATGtcgacatcatctctcaccgccttcCCCACATCATCGCTCTCCTGCCCTTACTTAGAACCAACCACTGCACAGAGGCCTGCCTCTATGCTAAATGGACCAGTGCTGCCACCAGtgcagtgacaatccacatctggtggcaggcgacgtgacaagctgcatctggtagcaggcgCGATAGCAGATGATGTGGCaattgacaatccacatctggtggcaggcgacgtgacaagctgcatctggtggcaagcaccatggcaagtgacaatccacatctggtagcaggcagcatggaaagtgacaatccgcatctggtggcaagtgacaatccgcatctagtggcaagtgacaatccgcatctggtagcaggcaccgtggcaagtgacaaactgcatctggtggcaggcagcgtggcaggcAGCATACCGTACAGCGCTGAGCGGTGCAGTAAAGCACACATATCGGTTGTACCGTACAACGCTGAGCGATGCAGTAAAGCACACATATCGGTTGTACCGTACAACGCTCGGCGGCGCAGTAAAGCACACATATCGGTTGTACCGTACAACGCTGAGCGATGCAGTAAAGCACACATATCGGTTGTACCGTACAACGCTGAGCGATGCAGTAAAGCACACATATCGGTTGTACCGTACAACGCTGAGCGATGCAGTAAAGCACACATATCGGTTGTACCGTACAACGCTGAGCGATGCAGTAAAGCACACATATCGGTTGTACCGTACAACGCTGAGCGATGCAGTAAAGCACACATATCGGTTGTACCGTACAACGCTCGGCGGCGCAGTAAAGCACACATATCGGTTGTACCGTACAACGCTGAGCGGTGCAGTAAAGCACACATATCGGTTGTACCGTACAACGCTCAGCGGTGCAGTAAAGCACACATATTGGTTGTACCGTACAACGCTCAGCGGTGCAGTAAATCGCACATATCGGTTGTACCGTACAACGCTCAGCGATGCAGTAAATCGCACATATCGGTTGTACCGTACAACGCTCGGCGATGCAGTAAATCGCACATATCGGTTGTACCATACAACGCTGAGCGATGCAGTAAAGCACACATATCGGTTGTACCGTACAACGCTCAGCGACGCAGTAAAGCACACATATTGGTTGTACCGTACAACGCTCAGCGACGCAGTAAAGCACACATATCGGTTGTACCGTACAACACTTAGcagtaaggctcggttcacaatgGTGCAATGCTGGAACTACCGTGATTCCTGTGCAGGTTCCCGCTTCACATCTCCCCTGCTGTGGGTGTCAgtataaagttaatgacaccctcaaATCTCTTCTcagatcgcagtgtgaactgtgaaATTGAATCGCATGAATCTGAGCACCCGTGTTTAcccgattccagtgcggaccaaaacATAAGTGTACATATTCCACACCTGTGGGGTCCCTGTGGAAGCAGAGAATTGCTGTAGTAGTTGCAGCTACTACAGTGATCCCTGCTGTCTCCGGGTCacgtggctgccctgctgcatagtgACCACAAGGGTTGCTTGTGTGACATGGGCACCACCAGTCATAGATTGCCTTGTATTTTTCTCAGCCGCCTGTGTGAACTTGGTACAAAGCACACACTTCAGCAGTCCTGTTCCTGGGATTTCGGAACGCTGAGCAAACTGCTCATTATTTCCATTCTTTCTCCTCCCGGGATGTCGCCTCATCAGTGGCGTGTTATTTTTGGCTCCTCTCCTGCAATCGAAGGAAAATGTTGCCAACGCCAAATTAAAGCTCAATGTACTTgatgcagcagagagatgatgggGTGCCGCGCACGTACGCTGTGTGACCGTACACACGTATCCTCTCTACACTGTGCCCGCTCACTACATTTCATCCTGTATAGGAGGAATGTCCGTTATTTCAGAGTCTTCCTCATCAGACATGCAGCACACAAAGCTAGTTACATGAATAGGATTTGCTGGCACACTGGCAGGCTCGGGTGGTGCCATGTGCAACTGTATAGCCCCTGCTGCCCAACCCACAGTTCTTTGGCACTTATAGTGTGGCTCCAGGCTGTTTTCTTTATAAGGTGTATAACTTGCCCAGGAAAGAACCCTTTCCGTATGGAAAGAGGGATCCTCCGTAGCagataactcaggtgcaggcaatgcactcggcaaggcaggaacaaaacaatgagctagattcaggtagctcgacGCATTGTTTTTCTGTCGTagcatatcgaatatacgctacgccgacggcgCGCAAAGAgcccagagcagtattcacaaagcaaacttTTTTACATCTTATTGGAGTCCATAATTCCTCTTCTTccatttattcacaaagcactcgccccgtacgttgcggcggcgtagcgtaatgtggtcagcgtaagcccgcctaattcaaaataggcaggtattgggcgtgctacatttaaattaaccgtgaccccatgtaaatgaagggccgatcgaacggcgcatgagcacgcatgctcagaatcacgtcgcatatactccctaagatacgtcggctcaatgctttcgtcgtgaacgtcccctacgcccagccccattcacgtacgacttacgtaaaatttgacggctgttccgacgtccatacctttgcatgggttgcgccacctatagcagggataactttacgacgggcgtacgccttacgtaaactacgtagattacagcgacgggcgcaagtacgttcgtgaataggcgtatgtaggtcatttacatattcggcgcgtaaaacgatggaagcgcccctagcggccagcgtaaatatgcacccaagagccgacagcgtaggagacttacatcggtcggatggaggccaaattcaggcgtatctagttaggAGAAtagggtgcatagatacgacggcgcatttgttcacttacgctgcgtatctgtagatacgccagcgtaagtgttctgtgaatctagcccaatgtctctggacagccgcactctgaacaaattgtcacagcaaacaataaaataaaacctgggcactgatgcgtttcgcactgagctatgactaagcactaattccagtgcgaaacgcgtcaacagCCAGGTTTTATTTTAgtgtttgctgtgacttgtagtgctgtcccttttttttattttttttccaataaatgcTACAATTTGTTCATAGTGTGGCTGTCCAGCCTAACCCTTCCAGtatggctgcagtctctgactacctCCTGGGGCGCGGCGGCCAGCGCTGAGCATTTcctaaagaggggaaaaaaaatgtgcacacatgtACTGTAGTTGACTTTGTCCTTTTTCCGGACTTGCAATACACTTAAGATTGTCAGCAGAACAAGGGAGAAATGTAAGATTAGGCGCTGTCCTGTGGATTTTATGCAGTGGAAAAGTTCTTGGCTGGTAACAtgccagtgttttattttttttaaatctaattaCGGACATTCTTGATCCCGTATTGGAATTTATAAAACCTATTTTAGTCCTAAATTTAAGAGAAAAACAGGTTTCTTTTATGCAAACCAAAAAATTGGATGGTGGGAAAACCAACAGCATCCTATCTCAGAAATCTATAAATCTAAAACGCAAAAGGGCGCCCATTCATAGTGCAGTTGTCATTAAGTGGTAACCTTTTTATAAAATACtaaacatgttctacttgccttctctgtgcagcggttttgcacagagcagcactaatgccgcgtacacacgatcggaaattcggacaagaaaagtccgatgtgagcttttcaacggaaattccaaccgtgtgtacgctgcatcagacttttgctgtcggaatttccaccaacaaaacagctggttctcaaattttcagacagaaaaaatttgtatcggaaattccgttcgtcagTAGcgattccgacgcgcaaaattctgtatgctcggaagcattgaagttcatttttctcggctcgtcgtagtgttgtacgtcaccgtgttcttgacgatcgaaagttcagagaacttttgtgcaagcttgagcagaattccatcGGGGAAAAACATCCAAGGTGATCCGACctccgaaaatccgaccgtgtgtaagcgccATAATCCTCCCCCTTCTTGGGTCTCCCCTATTGGTGCTTCTGGCTGTTTGCTCCCATGGCAAGTGGCTTTCTATGAGGCCACTCATGCAGGCTCACTCCCGAGCTGTGCCGTGTGTGTCCATTGTCAGTGcagctcggccccgccccctgctccctctttactgactgtgattgacagcagcaggagccaatggctcccactgctacctCCTAAGTCCAGTGAGAGGAGAGAGCAGCGATTCTGCTCTTATTCACAGCGCTGGACCGAGATGGggcacaggtaagtattagggggtgaaCTACAcagattcttttcttttttttgccttcatgcatagaacgcatgaaggtaaaaaaacaatcTGCCTTTGTAACCACTTTTAAGTGGACATGTGATTATAAGGCTATGCAAATAATTCTCACACCACAGCCCTCCCAGGGATGGACCAGGATTACAGTCTATGTCCCATAAGTCTATAGGAATGAAAAATCTACTTGGAGTAGGTTAGAAGGTCATCTGCAAATCCGTAATACCAGtcagtgaatttttaaatgatctCGGAAGCCTCCAACTAAAGCCATTGACACAAGCATGCCGCTATGGGCCCTTAGCCTGTATCCATGGTTCTAGTGATGATTTAcattggttgcacacattgaGTGCCTGCTCTCTGTTCTCCGCAGGCACGCGGTCTGTATTTTCTATCTGGTTCTGCGCGCTCTGGACACTGTGGAGGACGACATGACCATAGGGCTGGAAACCAAGATCCCCATGCTGCACAACTTCCATACCTTCCTCTACGAAGCTGACTGGAGGTTCGAGGACAGCAAAGAGAAGGATCGCCAGGTGCTTGAGGACTTCCCAACAGTAAGTCATTGTTCTGAATTCAATtattatacgtgtgtgtgtgtgtgtgtgtgtgtgtgtgtgtgtgtgtatgtatatacagtgcatccataagtattcacagcacttcagtTTTTCCACATTGTGTTATGTCACAGCTAGAGGTCAAACAATATATATCAGCCGATTTTTGGCCTTTTCAAGGAAATCGGCATTGGCCGCTAAAAGTGGGGAAATGTGCATGTGATTCAGAGATTCCCTGGCATACACTGTAACCCTGGATCCTAACTCCCTCCATTACCTTCTGCCGTAAAGTCCCAGGTGCCCCTCCTGCTTTTCCTGTGGCTCTAGTATTTagtagagactttttttttttccctgatttCTGATGTTTCTAAACTGCTGTGTTCTCTTCCTGGTATCAGATCTCCCTGGAGTTCAGGAACCTGGCTGTGGTCTACCAGGAGGTGATTGCTGACATCTGTCAAAAGATGGGGGTGGGGATGGCGGAGTTCCTGGAGAAGCATGTGGAGTCTTTACTGGAATGGGACAAGGTGAGATATGATGACATCTCTGATAATAAACGACATCTTTAAATGGGTCTTGACAAAATTTGCATAAAAACACAGGGCGACTAATCACTGTGAATGCACCTATTTTAAtgtaccaacgtcccgataatGTGGCATTGGAAATTGATCTGGACTAATAAAGTGGACTTTTGGCAGTACAAGTagttaatgtaaaaaatctataaatatttatttataaaaaaacacatagaaagaaaaatgtatacacaATTTTGTGAAACAGTATAGTATCAGCATATGATGTCAGTACATATGACACAAGGTAAAAAAGCTTATAGTTATGCAGATACGCTTATAACATAAGAACGGGTAGCATCAGAGGGTGTGTATAAACTTAGTGCTTGAAACTGAGTTTGATATGCGAAATGgtagatcttgcttttactcaacatgtttcgcgtacaggacgcttcatcaggagcatagaagTGGATCAATcgaatttccccaaaaatacgTAGATCCGACTGCTAGTAGTAGAGTAAGAGGTGTACAAAGCTTTTTACCTAACCAGCCTCCTGGGCATATGGTAGGTGCTCGTTGTGTGTAGTGGTAAAAAAGTTTAGCTGTGACACAGTCTGTTGGTAAACAGTGATGGTGGGTAGGTGTCAAGACCCCATCCAGTGTCCCTCTGAACACCCCCCTAGGCTTGAATAGGCTCCAGGTGCCTGGTTACTAAAGGGCTGAGCACTGGTGGGGAGGTAGCCACCTCAGCGCAGAAAAAGGGGGGTAATACTTTTCGCAGGTAAGGCAGTATCTGATCAGCCGCACAGAATTAACCAGGGGGAGAGACAAGAAGCATGGAGGGGGTCATGCATAGGCGCCGCAATCCTTTATGTAGCTACTGGATATCTTCCAGCCAGGAAATAAGGTGGGCTCTTTGACTTTCTTTAGGTTCTGATGTACAATGTGAGAtgctcacagtgtgcagggaaACTGAGAAAGCTATTTAAGTACAGCAGAGAAGCCTGTAGAACTGTGCAAGGCTGGAGTTCCTGATTATGTCATAAAAAACATCTTGCACCAGGCAGCTATGTAAATCACCTTCAGGTATTTGATCTGCTGAGCCAACGTTCTATTTTATACATCACTGATAACTGTTGCAGATTTTGACGtgctcccttttttttccctcacagtACTGTCACTATGTAGCCGGTTTGGTGGGGATTGGCCTGTCCCGTCTGTTCTCTGCATCTGAGCTGGAGGACCCCATTGTAGGAGAGGACACGAGGCTCTCCAACTCCATGGGCCTGTTCCTGCAGAAGACCAACATCATCCGCGATTACCTGGAGGATCAGTTGGAAAGCCGAGAGTTCTGGCCGAAGGAGGCAAGTACAGCCAGCTCCTCTCCTATCTAAAAtacccattgtgggaggggaggGGTCATATAATGTGACCGCTACAAGCAGAAGTATACTAGCCCTCACTCCAGCGCTGGGGTGTCTCAGAGATCCCTTGTTGGCCATTGATGTTTGTCTTCTTctaggtcaggggtgtccaaacttttttcaaagggggccagatttgatgaagtgaacatgcttgagggccgaccattttgcctgacattctttgatccataaaaatttgtgtttgtttgttcgagcactaatacactgcccaacaagaattctcttgcctttggggCTGTGTGTGcgtaaagagatgagcttgggcgtattatttacatataccgtatttattggcatttaacccccggaccatattgctgcccaaagaccaaagcactctttgcgattcggcactgcgtcgctttaactgacaattgcgcggttgtgcgatgtggctcccaaacaaaattggcgtcatttttttcccacaaatagagctttcttttggtggtatttgatcacctctgcggtttttagtttttgcgctataaacaaaaatagagcgacaattttgaaaaacattaatattttttactttttgctatgataaatatcccccaaaaatacataaaaaaaaaaaacatttttttcctcagtttaggccgatacgtattcttctacatatttttctttaaaaaaaaaaaaaaatcgcaataagcgtttattgattggtttgcgcaaaagttatagcgtttacaaaatagggggtatttttatggcatttttattaatatatattttttactagtaatggcggcgatcagcgttttttttttttctcggtactgcgacattatggcggacacttcggacacttttgacacatttttgggaccattggcatttttatagcgatcagtgctataaaaatgcattggattactataaaaatgccactgacagtgaaggggttaagtatgtccctgggtgtgttcttactgtagggggggtggcctcactaggggaaatgactgatcctctgttcatacattgtatgaacagaggatcagcattttcccccctgacaggaccgggagctgtgtgtttacacacacagctcccggtccccgctctgtaacgagcaatcgcgagtgcccggcggcgatcgcgcccgccgggcacctgcacgggagtcacggacgagcgcCCGTttcggcggcgcgcacgcgcccctagtggccgcaaagagagccgccgtatagctacaggCTTTCGCCcaagagagccgacctgccgccgtataatgacggtgcgcggtcagcAACTAGTTAACATGCaccttaactttaagagggaagtttcaggaaaaaattattttttaaataaagaactgtgaagcaaaataagggtcagtgcccatctgcagcctcacacgtaccaggaatgcagcacccaccattgccaggaatgcagcacccaccattgccaggaatgcaacctgattgatgcccatccatgtgcagccttggaggggacagcaaggggggcaggacgagcgccaaaGATTACCTACAGTGTCTCCTGTTTACATGGCGCCTTCTTTcatagaaagtcccgcctcctttgatggacagaacagttgtccaatggcagcgccgGAGACGGGACTCCCTATTACAGAGGCCCCCCGTAAACAGGAATTTCTCCTCCTGTATGCACGGCACTTGTCCCGCCTCCTCCTTGTCCCCTtcaaggcagccagcatatacatcttttgtggccccggcaCTGGGAGATCGTTGTGGGCCacaaaagagagatagatagataaatagatagatagatagatagatagatagatagatagatatccagataaccaggcgggccgttcaaaaccaGAACTcaggccgcaattggcccgcgggccagactttggacatgcctgtcctAGGTTATTGATCTTTGGACATTTTGATTGGCCAGGCCGAGATGTCATGTTCATTAATTTTCTGCAGCTACGGAAATTGTACAGTGTGCTGAGCGCAGCTTAGTGTTCAGTACAGACAGACAGGCAGGTCAgaaattttaaccccttcctgcccaccccAGTGAACTTTTTAAAGTTCTGAATTCCCAGGGTGGCATCACACGATTGGTAGCTGGTCCCACTGGCTACCGATCGTTGGTTGGGgatcagtagctgtgtttgacagGTCAGACTTTGCACTGGAGGGGGCAATGAGCATGCCGTGCTCCTAGGCACAGTAGGAAGAAGGTCTTCCAGTGGCCAGTATTTcatatgctctgctggggtttttcactttCCTCTAGAGATAAACTGTGGCTataggattgggtatatgggattgtatgatatatatttttttatttttgcggctggacttgtgtcttttttcaacctgactgtaACTATATTTGTTGCTCTGCCTATACCAGGTGTGGAGTAAATATGGGAAGAAGCTGTCGGACCTTGCCAAGCCGGAAAATATTGTGCCAGCCGTACAGTGTCTGAATGAGCTCATCACCAACGCCCTCCAACATGTGCCTGACGTTTTGCTGTACCTGTCCAGACTGCAAAACCAAAGTGTGTTCAACTTCTGCGCAATCCCTCAGGTGAGCGAGCCAATCTAACACTGAATGGTAGATGTAAAGTGTAATGTATTTTTGGTGATGATTTAAGAACATATTGTATTGTTTTATATTAAAGGGTAACCATACTGTTTTGGGTTAGCTTTGTTCTTCAATGGGaagtaattttaattttttgtaaaaaaaaaaaattaaccacttaaggaccgcctcctgcacatatacgtcagcagaatggcacggctgggcacatgtacgtcctgtacatgtacccagccgtgggtcgccggGCGCACGCACGCGGCTCGCCCCCTCGACACGGTCCGAtgctccgggacccgcggacccgatcgccgctggggtccagtgatcggtccccggagctgaagaatggggagagccgcgtgtaaacacggcttccccgtttttcactgtggcggctgcatcgatcatgtcatcccttttatagggggacacaatcgatgacatcactcctacagccacaccccccctacagttgtgaaACATAACTTttccagcgccccctgtggttaacttccaaactgcaactgtaatttccacagtaaaccatgcattttaaatgcattttttgctgtgaaaatgacaatggtcccaaaaatgtgtcaaaattgtccgccataatgtcgcagtcacgaaaaaaatcgctgatcgccgccattagtagtaaaaaataaaaaaataaaaatgcaataaaactatcccctatttaagctataaattttgcgcaaaccaatcgataaacgcttattgcgatattttttttatattttttttaccaaaaataggtagaagaatacgtatcggcctaaactgaggaaaaaaacgtgttttttatatctttttggggatatttattatagcaaaaagtaaaaaatattgcattttttttcaaaattgtcactctatttttgtttatagcgcaaaaaataaaaaccgcataggtgatcaaataccaccaaaagaaatctctatttgtgggaaaaaaactacGCTAATTTTATTtgagagccatgtcgcacgaccgtgcaattgtcagttaaagcgacgcagtgctgaatcgcaaaaaactggccaggtcctttacctgcataaaggtccaggtcttaagtggttaatagaacaaACAGCTACTCACAAGGGGAAGATGATATCGGGCATATAAGTGTTATGGGGTCCGGAGTCACTGTGCGGTCCATGGTGTAGAGGAGTTGTGTCCCAGTGATGGAGATGACAACCTGCTAGATGATGGAACAGCGGTGAAGCCTCTGTGGTGGTCCGGGGGCTTGCTGGCTTGCACACCGTGGTATTCAGTGGCGTCCGGAAAACCGAAGGCCGGAAGTGCGTTTCAGCATGGGACGCaagctccggaagtgacgtggcgCCCAATCG
The sequence above is drawn from the Rana temporaria chromosome 4, aRanTem1.1, whole genome shotgun sequence genome and encodes:
- the LOC120936188 gene encoding squalene synthase-like isoform X2; translation: MDFLKSLSHPEEIYNLIRFKMGGYHAVMTKTEQDNMSPSLRTCYKYLNETSRSFAAVIQALDGELRHAVCIFYLVLRALDTVEDDMTIGLETKIPMLHNFHTFLYEADWRFEDSKEKDRQVLEDFPTISLEFRNLAVVYQEVIADICQKMGVGMAEFLEKHVESLLEWDKYCHYVAGLVGIGLSRLFSASELEDPIVGEDTRLSNSMGLFLQKTNIIRDYLEDQLESREFWPKEVWSKYGKKLSDLAKPENIVPAVQCLNELITNALQHVPDVLLYLSRLQNQSVFNFCAIPQVMAIATLAACYNNQQVFKGVVKIRKGQAVTLMMDATNIQAVRAIMYQYVEEIYQKIPMTDPSSGRTQNIVATVRKLSLSSGSLVSRHSFSPIYLSCAMLLAALSWQYLSTVQASEEVHTGQ
- the LOC120936188 gene encoding squalene synthase-like isoform X1; translated protein: MASANCKVAASLFKRTLCLSPAQKPSGQRSLLTVSRLQERGLREGRTVHKCFSPHNVPLCRFHAVSLPRQDNMSPSLRTCYKYLNETSRSFAAVIQALDGELRHAVCIFYLVLRALDTVEDDMTIGLETKIPMLHNFHTFLYEADWRFEDSKEKDRQVLEDFPTISLEFRNLAVVYQEVIADICQKMGVGMAEFLEKHVESLLEWDKYCHYVAGLVGIGLSRLFSASELEDPIVGEDTRLSNSMGLFLQKTNIIRDYLEDQLESREFWPKEVWSKYGKKLSDLAKPENIVPAVQCLNELITNALQHVPDVLLYLSRLQNQSVFNFCAIPQVMAIATLAACYNNQQVFKGVVKIRKGQAVTLMMDATNIQAVRAIMYQYVEEIYQKIPMTDPSSGRTQNIVATVRKLSLSSGSLVSRHSFSPIYLSCAMLLAALSWQYLSTVQASEEVHTGQ